The genomic DNA TGGAAAATCAACTTTCGCAAAGGTTCTCGCAAAGAAAACGGATGCGGTCCACTTCGAAACGGATATGTATTTTGTTGATGATTCTGGTGAATATCGATTTGCTCCAAATCATTTAGAGAAGGCGCATCAATGGTGTCAGCAGCAGACTTATCATGCTTTATTACAAGGCAAGAGTGTTATTGTGTCGAATACTTTTGTTCGTTACTGGGAAATGAAGGCCTATAAAGAGATGGCTAATAAACTGAATGTTAAGTTAGAGATTCAAGTGTGTAGAGGTAATTATGGCAGTATTCATGATATTGAGCCGAGTACGATCATAAAAATGAAATCCAAATGGCAAAATTAACGCTATAGCATCGTTCATTTCCATTTCTATGACATGAACAAAAAAGCACGCGGAATTCAGCGTGCTTTCAAAATAAGGAAGATTCAAATATCATTATTCGGTTTTAGTGACTAAATAATGGTTTAACATTTCTTCGTAGCTTTCAACGCTTTGTGCCCCTGTGAGGCCTTGTTCATTATTAAACACAACCGTTGGTACACCAGAAATGCCCATTTCGCGCCATTGCCCCTCAATCACATCGACTTTGTCATGTTCTGA from Vibrio casei includes the following:
- a CDS encoding AAA family ATPase, coding for MKLTLIRGLPGSGKSTFAKVLAKKTDAVHFETDMYFVDDSGEYRFAPNHLEKAHQWCQQQTYHALLQGKSVIVSNTFVRYWEMKAYKEMANKLNVKLEIQVCRGNYGSIHDIEPSTIIKMKSKWQN